CCATTCGGTGGCGGGCGCGCACTGCTCGTTGTAGACGAGCTGGAAGAACACGCGCTGGTCGCCCTGCGCGGTGGCGGCCCGTTCTTCCGCGACGGCGGTCTCGAAGTCCTCGGGCTTCATCGGGGCGCCGTCCTCGACGGCGACGTGGCTGCCGTGGCCGGCCAACCCGTCGATACCGGTGAACAGCTGCTCCTGGGCGCTCGCGGGCAGATAGATCAGCAGGCCCTCGGCGATCCACGCCGAGGGTTTAGCCGGGTCGAAGCCGCTGTCGCGCAGGGCCTGCGGCCAGTCCTCGCGCAAATCGATGGCGATCTCGCGGCGCTCGGCCCGCGGCTGGGCGCCGGCCTCGGCGAGCACCTCACGTTTGAAGTCGAGCACCTGCGGCTGGTCGAGCTCGAAGATCGTGGTCGCGGCCGGCCAGTCCAGGCGGTAGGCGCGCGAGTCCAGCCCCGCCGCCAACACGACCACCTGACGCACGCCCGCGTCGGCGGCGCGCACGAAGTAGTTGTCGAAGTACCTGGTACGGGCGCCCTGGAAGTTGACGAAGTTTTCGCCGAAGTCGGCGGTCTTCAGCTGATGGTCGGGATCCTTACCGTCGAGGACGTCGGCGGCGGTACCGCCGACGGCGCGGCAGAAAATCTCCGCGTACGGATCCACGGCCAGCGGGTCGGGCTTTTGCGCTTCCAGCGCCCGCGCGGTGGCCACGAACAACGCGGTCGAACCGACGCTCGTAGTGATGTCCCAGGTAGCGCCTTCGCTTCGCACCCCGCCCACAGTACGCCGCCGGGCGGTGAGCCCTTTTCCGCTGGCGCGCAACGCGAATGGCGACGGTGGGCGCATGTTGCCGCTCAAGCGGGCCAGCCGGGGTCCCGCGGAACCGGGCCGGCGCGCACCGCGAGGCGGAGCGCCTTTGCGGAAGATCTCGCGCGATCTACATGAAAACGGTTATCGTTTGCAGAGAGGGTGCGGCTCAGGTATTGCCACCACGCATCAGACAGCCGCGGCACTGCCGCGCCGCCCCGCGCTGACGTCAGCCACTGGCCCGCGAGATCGCGGATCTGCAAGGAACCACGTCGGGATCAGTTCGACAAGGAGTAGCACCGGTGCCATCGCCGCCCGCAGCGCCCCGACGGCGACGTACGACGGTCAAGCAGCGCGCCGTCCTAGAGGTGCTGCGTGCGCAGGAGAACTTTCGCAGCGCCCAACAGCTTTATCAGGACATTTGCCAGAAGCGGCAGCTCAGGATCGGCCTGACCAGCGTGTACCGCATCCTGCGCACGCTGGCAGCAGACCGGATCG
The sequence above is drawn from the Mycobacterium marseillense genome and encodes:
- a CDS encoding class I SAM-dependent methyltransferase, which produces MRSEGATWDITTSVGSTALFVATARALEAQKPDPLAVDPYAEIFCRAVGGTAADVLDGKDPDHQLKTADFGENFVNFQGARTRYFDNYFVRAADAGVRQVVVLAAGLDSRAYRLDWPAATTIFELDQPQVLDFKREVLAEAGAQPRAERREIAIDLREDWPQALRDSGFDPAKPSAWIAEGLLIYLPASAQEQLFTGIDGLAGHGSHVAVEDGAPMKPEDFETAVAEERAATAQGDQRVFFQLVYNEQCAPATEWFGNHGWTAVGTPLADYLREVGRPVPGPETEAGPMIARNTLVSAVRA